The following are from one region of the Epinephelus fuscoguttatus linkage group LG11, E.fuscoguttatus.final_Chr_v1 genome:
- the atf3 gene encoding cyclic AMP-dependent transcription factor ATF-3, producing MMLQHSGPSLADISCSALVPCLSPPGTLTLDDFTNFTPIVKEELRLAIQTKRLSNGLSVDMSSDGASSSSDRASEHQASGSGVKRELTPQEHERRKRRRERNKIAAAKCRNKKKEKTESLQQESEKLESVNADLKAQIEELKQQKQQLVYMLNLHRPTCIVRAQNGQTPEDERNLFIQHIKESTLQLHNLTSSTSATSTSLSTSISTIAPLEGGLLTLDHIHCPSHL from the exons ATGATGCTGCAGCACTCGGGTCCCTCGCTGGCCGATATCAGCTGCTCCGCCCTGGTGCCCTGCCTCTCCCCGCCGGGCACACTCACCCTGGACGACTTCACCAATTTCACACCCATCGTGAAAGAGGAGCTGCGCCTGGCCATCCAGACCAAGCGGCTCTCAAACGGGCTCAGCGTTGACATGAGCTCCGATGGCGCCAGCTCCAGCTCGGACCGAGCCTCGGAGCACCAGGCGAGTGGATCTGGAGTCAAGAGAGAG TTAACACCTCAGGAGCacgagaggaggaagaggaggagagagaggaacaAAATTGCTGCTGCCAAGTGCCGCAacaagaagaaggagaagacagagtctctgcagcag gAGTCAGAGAAACTAGAGAGTGTCAACGCTGACCTGAAGGCTCAGATCGAGGAGCTGaaacagcagaagcagcagctggTGTACATGCTCAACCTGCACCGGCCGACTTGCATCGTCCGAGCCCAGAACGGCCAAACCCCTGAGGATGAGAGGAACCTCTTCATCCAACACATCAAGGAGAGCACCTTACAACTCCACAacctcacctcctccacctcagcCACCTCCACTTCCTTGTCCACATCCATCTCCACAATAGCACCTCTAGAAGGCGGACTTTTGACCCTTGATCACATTCACTGTCCCAGTCACCTCTGA